TTTGTTTGTTCAAATAAAAACTGGAAGCGGGGATTGGCCTCAACCACTGTTAAATCGTTGTCAACCACGGCCAGAGCGTTGGGGGCAGTATCAAAAATGGCCTGCAATTTTTGGGTGGTTGTTTCCAACTCTTTGCGCCGGGTTTTCTCTTCGGCGTAGAGGCGGGCCAGTTCTTCGCCATACTTTTTGGCCTGGGCATAAGCCTGCTGCTCGGCCTGGTTTGAATTTTCGTCGCTCATTTTTATGCTCCCTAGGGGGGCGAATAGCAAATGAACAAATAGAATGGGCTGCCCCTCAATTTGTCATTTGCTACTTCACGCATGGCCATTAATCCTCCTTCCTCAGTCCTCACTCGTCTGCCCTGGCAATTAATTTTTGAAACGCCTGGTGGCGGCTGGTAGCGCCGACAATTTCGTAGCCGGTTTTGATATGGCCCCGGACGGTGCTTTCGGAAATGTGGAGGGCGTCGGCAATTTCAGAGGCCGACATGCCATCAATACAAAAAAGCCGCATCACCTGTTCCACGCGCCGGGTCAAATCCTCGTAGCGTTTCCCCTCGGGCAAGATTTCGGCGGGACGGTTGCCCAACAGGCCGCTCACTTTGCCAAAAATCAGCCGGGCCACCGACTCGGTAACTACAAAATTGCCCTCCTCGACGCGCTCAATGGCGCTGCCCAACCCTTCGGCCGCGTCATTTTTCCAGATATAACCGTCGGCCCCGGCTTGCATGGCTTTTAAAATTAACTCTTCGTCCCGGCTCATTGAAAAAATCAGGATGCCGATTTCGGGAAACGCCTGTTTCAGCGGGGCAATGGCTTGCAGGCCGCTTTCCTGGGCATGTTTGAAGTCCATATCTAACAGG
This genomic window from Anaerolineae bacterium contains:
- a CDS encoding response regulator transcription factor, coding for MSIKVFIIDDDFFVRQATTSLLTKDERTEVIDSASKPAEALAKLKTAKTLPDIILLDMDFKHAQESGLQAIAPLKQAFPEIGILIFSMSRDEELILKAMQAGADGYIWKNDAAEGLGSAIERVEEGNFVVTESVARLIFGKVSGLLGNRPAEILPEGKRYEDLTRRVEQVMRLFCIDGMSASEIADALHISESTVRGHIKTGYEIVGATSRHQAFQKLIARADE